A part of Tessaracoccus timonensis genomic DNA contains:
- the zwf gene encoding glucose-6-phosphate dehydrogenase yields MRDSDDRRLPRIAEPCVLVIFGVTGDLSRKKLMPAVYDLANRGLLPPGFGLVGFARREWEDQDFAQVVHDAVKEHARTEFREEVWEQLLEGIRFVSGTFDSDDAFERLRETLTELDTERGTGGNHAFYLSIPPSGFEPVMQQLRSHGLVEQSDESWHRVVIEKPFGHDLESAKELDAVVSDLFAPQDVFRIDHYLGKETVQNILALRFANQLFEPVWNNHYVSHVEITMAEDIGIGGRAGYFDGIGIARDVMQNHLLQLLALAAMEDPTNFDAAQLRTEKKKVLAAASVPKDYAKHTARGQYAGGWQGGKEVLGYIEEDGVDPSSNTETFAAIRVDIDNRRWAGVPFYLRTGKRMPRRVTEVALNFKQPPHLPFTSTDTAKLGTNALVLRIQPDEGVTLRFGAKVPGTQMEIREVSMDFGYGGSFTESSPEAYERLILDVLLGEPPLFPQQEEVELSWRILDPVLEYWASLDDQPEQYEPGTWGPSSAHDMLAGDGRAWRRP; encoded by the coding sequence GCAAGAAGCTCATGCCAGCTGTCTACGACCTGGCCAACCGAGGCCTGCTCCCGCCGGGCTTCGGCCTGGTGGGCTTCGCTCGTCGCGAGTGGGAAGACCAAGACTTCGCGCAGGTCGTGCACGACGCCGTCAAAGAGCACGCCCGCACCGAGTTCCGCGAAGAGGTATGGGAGCAGCTGCTCGAGGGCATCCGGTTCGTGAGCGGCACCTTCGATTCCGACGACGCCTTCGAGCGCCTGCGGGAAACCCTCACCGAACTCGACACCGAGCGCGGCACCGGTGGCAACCACGCCTTCTACCTCTCCATCCCGCCGTCGGGCTTCGAGCCCGTGATGCAGCAGCTGCGCTCGCACGGCCTGGTGGAACAGAGCGACGAGAGCTGGCACCGTGTCGTGATCGAGAAACCCTTCGGCCACGACCTCGAGTCTGCGAAGGAGCTCGACGCCGTCGTCTCAGACCTCTTCGCGCCCCAGGATGTGTTCCGCATCGACCACTACCTGGGTAAGGAGACCGTGCAGAACATCCTGGCGCTGCGGTTCGCGAATCAGCTCTTCGAACCCGTGTGGAACAACCACTACGTCAGCCACGTGGAGATCACGATGGCCGAAGACATCGGCATCGGTGGCCGTGCGGGGTACTTCGACGGCATCGGCATCGCCCGCGACGTGATGCAAAACCACCTTCTCCAGCTGCTCGCGCTCGCCGCGATGGAGGACCCGACGAACTTCGACGCCGCCCAGCTGCGCACGGAGAAGAAGAAGGTCCTCGCCGCAGCAAGCGTCCCCAAGGACTACGCCAAACACACCGCCCGCGGACAGTATGCCGGCGGCTGGCAAGGCGGCAAGGAAGTGCTCGGCTACATCGAGGAAGACGGCGTAGACCCCAGTTCCAACACCGAAACGTTCGCCGCAATTCGCGTCGACATCGACAACCGACGCTGGGCCGGCGTGCCCTTCTACCTCCGCACCGGCAAGCGCATGCCGCGACGCGTGACAGAGGTGGCGCTGAACTTCAAGCAGCCCCCACATCTGCCATTCACAAGCACCGATACCGCGAAACTCGGCACCAACGCACTGGTACTGCGTATCCAGCCCGACGAGGGCGTCACCCTCCGCTTCGGCGCCAAGGTGCCCGGCACGCAGATGGAGATCCGCGAGGTGTCGATGGACTTCGGCTACGGCGGCTCCTTCACCGAATCATCCCCGGAAGCCTACGAGCGCCTCATTCTCGACGTGCTGCTCGGCGAGCCACCGCTGTTCCCGCAGCAGGAAGAGGTGGAGCTCAGCTGGCGCATCCTCGACCCGGTGCTCGAGTACTGGGCCTCGCTCGACGATCAGCCCGAACAATACGAGCCCGGCACCTGGGGCCCTTCATCCGCCCACGACATGCTCGCCGGCGATGGCCGCGCCTGGCGACGCCCGTAG